One genomic segment of Vagococcus intermedius includes these proteins:
- the cydC gene encoding thiol reductant ABC exporter subunit CydC, whose protein sequence is MKQATKEARLLLSKQDTWVRPYFKKYKKLLALVLFLGLLTFFCGSALMFTSGFLISKSASRPWNVLVVYVPIVLTRAFGIGRPTFRYAERLGSHNWVLKMTSDIRLKLYRALESRANRSKSEFQTGNILGILAEDIEHIQNLYLRTIFPTLIGLLLYVIIVVMLGFFSIPFALLMALLMGILIIFLPLVSVAINRARVYRRKAKRHVLYNQLTDSVLGIGDWQYSGRYDEFLTRYNSAEKSVRIEDRKLNQYTRRQDMLVQLVFGGIVVAMFCWAGLYFYGRGTEGLNWVAAFVLALFPLMDAFGPISQGVTELPMYEDSVQHFHQLPTVVEEELAIHPDSIELVDSSVAIEGVSFHYDGSEKKILDRLSLVVEAGSTVAVLGKSGTGKTTLAKLIRGDLLPKEGKIVVGQKELIQLTEMSDYIGVLNQAPHLFNTSILNNVRLGNINATDAEVLEAIERAGLKSVIDQLPQGADTLVEEGGKRFSGGEQQRIALARILLQDVSIIIIDEPTIGLDPITERALLDTVFKVLKDKTVIWITHHLLAIDHADRVIFLEDGHIMMDGSPNHLKANNKHYRHLLSLDYQ, encoded by the coding sequence ATGAAACAAGCAACTAAGGAAGCACGCTTATTGTTATCGAAACAAGATACTTGGGTTCGTCCTTATTTTAAAAAATATAAAAAACTATTAGCATTAGTTTTATTCTTAGGTCTACTGACATTCTTTTGTGGGAGTGCTTTGATGTTTACTTCTGGTTTTTTAATTAGTAAATCAGCTTCACGTCCTTGGAATGTATTAGTTGTCTACGTTCCAATTGTCCTAACTAGAGCTTTTGGAATAGGTCGCCCAACATTTCGTTATGCTGAGCGTTTAGGTAGTCATAATTGGGTATTAAAAATGACATCAGATATTCGCTTAAAATTATATCGTGCTTTGGAATCAAGAGCGAATCGTTCAAAATCAGAATTTCAAACAGGTAATATTTTAGGAATTTTAGCCGAAGATATTGAACATATTCAAAACTTATATTTGAGAACGATTTTCCCCACTTTAATTGGGTTGTTACTTTACGTTATAATTGTGGTGATGTTAGGTTTTTTCTCGATACCATTTGCTTTATTAATGGCATTGCTGATGGGTATTTTAATTATTTTTCTACCCTTAGTTTCGGTTGCAATTAACCGTGCTCGTGTCTACCGTCGTAAAGCTAAACGTCACGTTTTGTATAATCAATTAACTGATTCGGTTTTAGGGATTGGTGACTGGCAATATAGTGGTCGTTATGATGAATTTTTAACACGCTATAATAGCGCGGAAAAAAGTGTCCGTATCGAAGATCGTAAGTTGAACCAATATACACGTAGACAAGATATGTTGGTTCAATTAGTTTTTGGAGGAATTGTTGTTGCTATGTTTTGTTGGGCAGGACTCTATTTTTATGGTCGAGGGACCGAGGGGTTAAATTGGGTTGCCGCATTTGTCTTAGCTTTATTTCCATTGATGGATGCTTTTGGGCCTATCAGTCAAGGGGTGACAGAGTTACCAATGTATGAAGATTCTGTTCAGCACTTTCATCAATTGCCAACCGTTGTCGAAGAAGAACTAGCTATTCATCCAGACTCTATCGAATTAGTCGATAGTTCAGTGGCTATTGAGGGAGTTAGCTTTCATTACGATGGCTCAGAAAAGAAAATTTTAGATAGGTTGTCTTTAGTTGTTGAAGCAGGTAGTACTGTGGCAGTGTTAGGGAAGAGTGGTACTGGTAAAACAACCTTAGCAAAATTAATCCGTGGCGATTTACTTCCTAAAGAAGGAAAAATAGTCGTTGGTCAAAAAGAGTTGATTCAGTTAACTGAGATGTCAGATTATATTGGTGTGTTAAACCAGGCGCCTCATTTATTTAATACAAGCATTTTAAATAATGTCCGCTTAGGCAATATTAATGCCACTGATGCAGAAGTTTTAGAAGCGATTGAGCGCGCGGGACTAAAGTCAGTCATTGATCAATTACCTCAAGGTGCTGACACCTTAGTTGAAGAAGGCGGAAAACGTTTTTCTGGTGGTGAGCAACAAAGAATTGCTTTAGCAAGAATTTTATTACAAGATGTTTCAATTATTATTATCGATGAGCCGACGATTGGTTTAGATCCAATCACAGAGCGTGCTTTATTAGATACCGTCTTTAAGGTATTAAAAGACAAGACAGTTATTTGGATAACCCATCACTTGTTAGCAATAGATCATGCTGATCGTGTTATTTTTCTAGAAGATGGGCATATTATGATGGATGGTAGTCCGAATCATTTAAAAGCTAACAATAAGCATTATCGTCACTTACTAAGCTTAGATTATCAATAA
- a CDS encoding heavy metal translocating P-type ATPase: MTCQHNETNEHSHSHEHDHGKLPVILFFVGLAAFILALFIDAGLVKNMLYVVAMLFAGYHIIEEGVMDTISATKAKGKFTPNVHILMTLAALGAMIIGDFQEGALLIVIFAAAHFLEDYAEGKSRREITNLMELNPTEARLLKADGSTEIVAVSELKIGDQLQVLNGDQIATDGRILAGYSSIDESAINGESIPREKTEGDEVFGGTMNGTGSFTMEVTKDSSETVFSKILELVNQSQSNLTKTATRIQKLEPTYVKTVLVLVPIFILLGPVIFSWDWRESFYRGMVFLTVASPCALAASAVPATLSAVSNLAKRGVLFKGGAYLSNLVEVKAIAFDKTGTLTEGKPQVTDYFFETEEAEQAYIDIIVGMEKTANHPLANAILEKFDSQDELDLDVENQIGKGLVTNYAGVAYRIGKPASFTDIPNDVVLLNQRYADEGKTVVYFSENEEVKGLIAMMDVPNEAAKKVISYLQTQGIHTTMITGDAERTGQAVGKQLGMDEVIGNVLPENKAEIVKGQQAAYGPVAMLGDGVNDAPALVQADIGIAMGEGTDIAIDVADAVLMQNDLTKLSYAHRVAKRLDKIVWQNIYFSLAVILLLVVLNIFGKMNLPLGVIAHEGSTILVILNGLRLLLPIKD, from the coding sequence ATGACATGTCAACACAATGAGACTAATGAGCACAGTCATAGTCATGAACATGACCATGGAAAATTACCGGTTATTTTATTTTTTGTTGGTCTAGCAGCATTTATTTTAGCATTATTTATAGATGCAGGTTTAGTTAAAAATATGTTATATGTTGTAGCGATGTTGTTTGCTGGTTACCACATTATTGAAGAAGGTGTGATGGATACGATTTCGGCAACTAAAGCCAAAGGTAAATTTACACCTAACGTCCATATTTTAATGACACTGGCAGCACTTGGTGCTATGATTATTGGGGATTTTCAAGAAGGTGCTTTATTAATTGTTATTTTTGCAGCAGCGCACTTTTTAGAAGATTATGCGGAAGGAAAAAGCCGTCGAGAAATTACTAATTTAATGGAGCTTAACCCGACTGAAGCCCGTTTATTAAAGGCTGATGGTAGTACTGAAATTGTAGCGGTCTCTGAATTAAAGATTGGCGATCAATTACAAGTTTTAAATGGCGATCAAATTGCGACTGATGGGCGTATCTTGGCAGGTTATAGCTCAATTGATGAATCCGCTATTAACGGAGAAAGTATCCCAAGAGAGAAAACAGAAGGTGATGAAGTTTTTGGGGGTACGATGAATGGGACAGGGTCATTTACAATGGAAGTAACGAAAGATAGTAGCGAAACAGTATTTTCTAAGATTTTAGAATTAGTGAATCAATCGCAGTCTAATCTGACTAAAACAGCCACTCGAATTCAAAAGTTAGAACCTACCTATGTCAAAACAGTTTTAGTATTAGTACCTATTTTTATTTTACTTGGTCCTGTTATTTTCTCTTGGGACTGGCGTGAAAGTTTTTATCGAGGGATGGTCTTCTTAACAGTAGCCTCACCTTGTGCTTTAGCTGCTAGTGCTGTTCCGGCAACTTTATCTGCGGTGTCTAACTTGGCAAAGAGAGGTGTTTTATTTAAAGGGGGAGCGTATCTATCAAACTTAGTAGAAGTTAAAGCAATTGCCTTTGATAAAACGGGAACATTGACTGAAGGTAAACCTCAAGTGACAGATTATTTCTTTGAAACTGAAGAAGCGGAACAAGCTTATATTGATATTATTGTTGGTATGGAAAAAACTGCGAATCATCCATTAGCTAATGCGATATTAGAAAAATTTGATTCTCAGGACGAGCTTGATTTAGATGTGGAAAATCAAATTGGGAAAGGGTTGGTTACAAATTACGCCGGTGTAGCTTATCGTATTGGGAAACCAGCCAGTTTCACTGATATTCCGAATGATGTCGTGTTATTAAACCAACGTTATGCCGATGAAGGGAAAACAGTCGTTTATTTTTCTGAAAATGAGGAAGTTAAAGGCTTAATTGCAATGATGGATGTCCCTAATGAAGCTGCTAAAAAAGTTATTAGTTATTTACAAACACAAGGTATCCATACAACTATGATTACAGGGGATGCTGAAAGAACTGGACAAGCAGTGGGTAAACAGTTGGGAATGGACGAAGTAATTGGGAATGTCTTACCTGAAAATAAAGCAGAAATAGTCAAAGGACAACAAGCAGCTTATGGACCTGTTGCAATGTTAGGTGACGGTGTCAATGATGCTCCAGCCTTAGTTCAAGCAGACATTGGGATTGCAATGGGTGAGGGAACAGATATAGCTATAGATGTGGCAGATGCTGTTTTAATGCAAAATGATTTAACAAAATTAAGTTATGCACATAGAGTAGCTAAACGTTTAGATAAAATTGTTTGGCAAAATATTTATTTCTCATTAGCAGTTATTCTATTGCTAGTTGTTTTAAATATCTTTGGCAAAATGAACTTACCTCTAGGTGTAATTGCCCATGAAGGTAGCACTATTTTAGTTATCTTAAATGGTTTACGATTATTGTTGCCAATTAAAGATTAA
- a CDS encoding sensor histidine kinase: MNKHFNKYVDEKHEETLAQYREAVLFAYNPEKETWYMRDLKNITEKAQDNQVEITIKDSNNQDIWCFKHQNSNKMSHNSMMSSSHHKKKQRLNPESSNYIEKTEPLSFQKEKIGSITFGYYGNQTYTEHDIQFIRDMKKSLSMMFLAALPLSLFLASIVAKKISLPITEVNHLTKKVAKGDFTTHVTMTTTVIEINELLQSVNALTQRLDQQQILRKQLTTDIAHELRTPLTTLQGNIEAMMDGIWEITPERLGLCHNEILRLTRLVGNIEKIARLEQQNDTLVKEVFNLGSLANAIGMNFNNSFNEKQLDFSLKTADITIEADKDGLSQVITNLLSNALKFTDKGGKVTLTLQATSNEALLIVTDTGIGLSKEEQQAIFDRFYMADPARSRQTGGQGVGLAIVKSIIEAHRGSITVTSQEKKGTQFKITLPLK; the protein is encoded by the coding sequence ATGAATAAACATTTTAATAAATATGTGGATGAGAAACATGAAGAAACACTTGCACAATACCGTGAAGCAGTTTTATTTGCCTATAACCCTGAAAAAGAAACTTGGTACATGCGTGATTTAAAAAATATTACCGAAAAAGCCCAAGACAATCAGGTAGAAATTACGATTAAAGATAGCAACAACCAAGACATTTGGTGTTTTAAACATCAAAATTCAAATAAAATGTCTCACAATTCAATGATGTCTTCCTCACATCATAAAAAAAAACAAAGACTTAACCCAGAATCTTCCAACTATATCGAAAAGACAGAACCTCTCTCTTTTCAAAAAGAAAAAATTGGCAGTATTACCTTTGGCTATTACGGTAATCAAACTTATACCGAACACGATATCCAGTTTATTAGGGATATGAAAAAGAGTTTAAGTATGATGTTTCTAGCCGCTTTACCACTGTCTTTATTTTTAGCTTCGATTGTTGCCAAAAAAATCAGTTTGCCTATTACAGAAGTCAATCATTTAACAAAAAAAGTTGCAAAAGGTGATTTCACTACACACGTTACCATGACCACAACTGTTATCGAAATCAATGAATTATTACAATCAGTCAATGCCCTCACTCAGCGTCTCGATCAACAGCAAATACTTCGAAAACAATTGACAACCGATATCGCTCATGAACTCAGAACGCCTTTGACTACTCTTCAGGGAAATATTGAGGCTATGATGGACGGTATTTGGGAAATTACACCAGAGCGACTTGGCTTATGTCATAACGAAATTCTACGTCTCACAAGGCTTGTAGGAAATATTGAAAAAATTGCACGCTTAGAGCAACAAAATGACACCTTAGTCAAAGAAGTCTTCAATCTTGGCAGTCTCGCTAACGCGATTGGGATGAATTTTAACAATAGCTTCAATGAAAAACAGCTAGATTTTTCACTAAAGACCGCTGACATAACGATTGAAGCGGATAAAGATGGTCTTAGCCAAGTCATCACCAATCTACTATCTAATGCTTTAAAATTTACCGATAAGGGTGGAAAAGTTACCTTAACGCTACAAGCTACTAGTAATGAAGCCCTCTTGATTGTCACTGATACCGGAATTGGTTTATCAAAAGAAGAGCAGCAAGCGATTTTTGATCGTTTTTATATGGCTGATCCCGCTCGTAGTCGACAAACTGGCGGTCAAGGTGTTGGCTTAGCAATTGTCAAAAGTATTATTGAAGCTCATCGCGGCAGTATTACTGTTACTAGTCAAGAAAAAAAAGGCACACAGTTTAAAATAACATTACCTTTAAAATAA
- a CDS encoding polyprenyl synthetase family protein, whose product MAIHPLWDKYPIIQKELLETQKIMNQTVKIRNKEMTEALQLFFQSGGKLLRPAYFLIFTKFGKSPSTKRQYQYAASLEVLHAATLVHDDIIDNSPVRRDQPSIQATFGKDIAVYAGDFLFTVYFQLLAASSQDVSSLERNALNMKKILIGELDQLHLKNNTKITIKQYLQHVQGKTAQLFQLSCYEGARFAGSSLRVQILAQRIGYNIGMAFQILDDVLDYSSTEETLHKPVLEDIRNGNYTLPLIYAMQENPQAFSLLETKDNLSDHDIKQLVAAISHYKGIEKAQALATRYTDKALSEINKLPDIPEKKQLIDLTKKLLHRED is encoded by the coding sequence ATGGCGATTCATCCATTATGGGATAAGTACCCAATCATTCAAAAAGAATTACTCGAAACACAAAAAATTATGAATCAAACGGTCAAAATTCGCAATAAAGAAATGACCGAAGCATTACAGTTATTTTTTCAATCAGGTGGTAAATTATTGAGACCTGCCTATTTCCTAATATTTACAAAATTTGGTAAAAGTCCTTCAACAAAAAGACAATACCAATATGCTGCTTCTTTAGAAGTACTACATGCTGCTACTTTGGTCCATGATGATATTATTGACAATTCACCAGTGCGTAGAGATCAACCCTCAATCCAAGCTACTTTCGGAAAAGATATTGCTGTATATGCAGGTGATTTTTTATTTACTGTTTACTTTCAACTGCTTGCGGCCTCTTCACAAGATGTCAGCTCACTTGAACGTAACGCCTTAAATATGAAAAAAATTTTGATAGGCGAATTAGATCAACTTCATTTAAAGAATAATACTAAGATTACAATCAAACAATATTTACAACATGTACAAGGGAAAACCGCACAACTGTTCCAATTAAGTTGCTATGAAGGTGCCCGCTTTGCTGGTAGCTCCTTACGCGTTCAAATATTAGCTCAGCGGATAGGGTATAATATTGGAATGGCTTTCCAAATATTAGATGATGTTTTAGACTATTCTTCAACTGAAGAAACCTTACACAAGCCTGTCTTAGAAGACATTCGTAATGGTAACTACACTTTACCTTTGATTTATGCCATGCAAGAGAATCCTCAGGCTTTTAGTCTATTAGAGACGAAAGATAACCTAAGTGATCACGACATTAAACAATTAGTCGCCGCGATTTCTCATTATAAAGGAATTGAAAAAGCACAAGCTCTGGCTACTCGTTATACGGATAAAGCTTTAAGTGAAATTAATAAATTGCCTGATATTCCTGAAAAAAAACAACTTATTGATTTAACAAAAAAATTATTACATCGTGAAGATTAA
- a CDS encoding response regulator transcription factor, with the protein MHILIVDDEPTILEFIAAYLQSANYTVSYADSGIKALDSWQKLKPDLIVLDWMLPDLSGIEVCQTIREQADTPIIMLTAKTAENDLLTGLKLGADDYLTKPFSPKELVARIEVVLRRTHPISKIASQFNQGKLRLEYNTQQVFLDQTEIILTATEWDILSLLTQHPKQIFTREQLIEQTRGLEFDGFDRAIDSHIKNLRQKLGDSPRHPTYIVTVHGKGYRFGNIT; encoded by the coding sequence ATGCATATTTTAATTGTGGATGATGAACCAACTATTTTAGAATTTATCGCTGCTTACTTACAGTCAGCAAATTATACAGTCAGTTATGCTGATTCTGGCATAAAAGCTTTGGATAGTTGGCAAAAACTAAAGCCCGATCTCATTGTATTAGATTGGATGTTACCCGATTTATCTGGAATCGAGGTTTGCCAAACGATACGTGAACAAGCTGATACTCCTATCATTATGTTAACTGCTAAAACAGCAGAAAATGATTTACTAACAGGTCTCAAACTTGGAGCTGATGACTATCTCACCAAACCCTTTAGCCCAAAAGAATTAGTTGCGCGTATCGAAGTCGTTCTTCGTCGTACTCATCCTATTTCAAAAATAGCGTCTCAATTCAATCAAGGAAAATTACGGTTGGAATACAATACCCAACAGGTTTTCTTAGACCAAACAGAAATTATTCTCACTGCAACTGAATGGGATATATTAAGCCTTTTAACACAACATCCCAAACAAATTTTTACAAGAGAACAATTAATAGAACAAACCAGAGGATTAGAATTTGATGGGTTTGACCGTGCCATTGATTCTCATATAAAAAATTTGCGACAAAAACTAGGAGATTCTCCACGTCACCCAACTTATATTGTCACTGTCCACGGTAAGGGTTATCGTTTTGGTAATATAACATGA
- the trhO gene encoding oxygen-dependent tRNA uridine(34) hydroxylase TrhO encodes MSNYQVILYYQYTAIKNPDEFAKTHLEVCKALGLKGRILVGREGINGTLSGLTEDTEKYMTYMHNDRRFKKMLFKVDQAEGHAFKKLHVRPREEIVSLDLEEDVNPLSLTGAYLSPKEFRNALEDEDTVVIDARNDYEYDLGHFRGAVRPDIRNFRELPQWIQDNKEKFMDKRVVTYCTGGIRCEKFSGWLVREGFKDVGQLHGGIATYSRDPEVRGDLWDGLMYVFDERIGVPINHNEHVVVGKDWFDGEPCERYVNCANPFCNRRILTSEENEAKYVRGCSAECRAHVKNRYVKETGLTEIEWETRLNLLGESLEKITQ; translated from the coding sequence TTGAGTAATTATCAAGTAATTTTATATTATCAATATACAGCAATTAAAAATCCAGATGAGTTTGCTAAAACTCATTTGGAAGTATGTAAAGCATTGGGGTTAAAAGGTCGTATCTTAGTGGGAAGAGAAGGTATTAATGGGACGTTATCAGGTTTAACAGAGGATACTGAAAAATATATGACCTATATGCATAATGACCGTCGCTTTAAAAAAATGTTGTTTAAAGTGGATCAAGCAGAAGGACATGCTTTTAAAAAATTGCATGTTAGACCACGAGAAGAGATTGTTTCATTAGATTTAGAAGAAGATGTCAATCCATTAAGTTTAACGGGAGCTTATTTGTCACCAAAAGAGTTTAGAAATGCGTTGGAAGATGAAGATACAGTAGTGATTGACGCGCGTAATGATTACGAATATGATTTAGGTCATTTTAGAGGCGCTGTTCGTCCAGATATTCGTAATTTTAGAGAGTTACCACAATGGATTCAAGACAATAAAGAAAAATTTATGGACAAACGTGTCGTGACTTATTGTACAGGGGGAATACGTTGCGAAAAATTCTCTGGTTGGTTAGTGCGAGAAGGGTTTAAAGATGTTGGACAATTGCATGGTGGGATTGCTACATATAGCCGTGATCCTGAGGTTCGTGGTGATTTGTGGGACGGTCTGATGTACGTCTTTGATGAACGAATTGGGGTACCAATTAATCATAATGAACACGTTGTAGTCGGTAAAGATTGGTTTGATGGTGAGCCTTGTGAGCGTTATGTCAATTGTGCTAATCCATTTTGTAATCGTCGTATTTTAACCTCAGAGGAAAATGAGGCTAAGTATGTACGTGGTTGTTCAGCAGAGTGTCGCGCTCATGTTAAGAATCGTTATGTAAAAGAAACAGGTTTGACTGAAATTGAATGGGAAACACGCTTGAACCTTTTAGGTGAAAGTTTGGAAAAAATCACTCAATAA
- a CDS encoding NusG domain II-containing protein, whose translation MFWKEIKKQFKLFDGIIIIALIILSFLPYVIFNSQQRDTPIKSDEMTAVVSIDGEEVDRFILAKDTPYQEKTYRPKKKQYNIVEIKGTKIRVREDNSPDQIAVHTGWISKPGQTSICLPHRLVIEIIGVPDEEEDMILTY comes from the coding sequence ATGTTTTGGAAAGAAATAAAAAAACAATTTAAACTATTTGATGGCATCATTATCATTGCCTTAATTATCTTATCTTTTTTACCTTATGTTATTTTCAATTCGCAACAGCGCGATACCCCAATCAAAAGTGATGAAATGACTGCTGTTGTTTCAATCGATGGAGAAGAAGTCGATCGCTTTATTTTGGCAAAAGATACTCCCTATCAAGAAAAAACCTACCGACCTAAAAAAAAGCAGTATAATATTGTTGAAATTAAAGGCACAAAAATTAGGGTGCGAGAAGATAACAGCCCCGATCAAATTGCAGTTCACACAGGATGGATTAGCAAGCCTGGTCAAACATCTATTTGTTTACCACATCGTTTAGTTATTGAAATTATCGGTGTGCCAGACGAAGAAGAAGACATGATTTTAACCTATTAA
- a CDS encoding YitT family protein, translating into MLKFFTKERLAELGYVMVGSFILAVSINSVLKPNEIVAGGANGISIILNKLFGIELAVTLYAINIPLLLLCFLLLGKKVGMKTIFGSLLYPFFVWVTASIPILTVNPLLASIFGGIITGIGLGIVFKGNASTGGTAILAQIVHKYAKFPLGLCVSVVDGFVILGALLAFEVDRVLYSLICLFVIGRVIDLVQMGFNRSKNVLIVSKEPEKVAQMILSEMDLGVTHIPVKGGYNQESKDMLMCVLPEKEFHKLNESVQTIDPEGFVVAMAASEVMGRGFSLGR; encoded by the coding sequence ATGTTAAAGTTTTTTACTAAAGAACGATTAGCAGAACTGGGATATGTTATGGTAGGCTCATTTATTTTGGCAGTGTCGATTAATTCGGTTTTGAAACCTAATGAAATCGTAGCTGGAGGCGCAAATGGAATCAGTATTATTTTAAACAAATTATTCGGCATTGAACTGGCCGTTACTTTATATGCAATTAATATTCCCTTACTACTACTGTGCTTTTTATTATTAGGCAAGAAGGTTGGAATGAAGACAATTTTCGGTAGTTTATTATACCCATTCTTTGTTTGGGTTACAGCGAGTATCCCTATTTTGACAGTTAATCCATTGTTGGCTTCCATTTTTGGTGGAATCATTACGGGTATTGGCTTAGGAATAGTCTTTAAAGGAAATGCTTCAACCGGTGGTACCGCGATTTTAGCTCAAATTGTTCATAAGTATGCAAAATTTCCCTTGGGATTATGTGTATCTGTAGTAGATGGTTTTGTCATTTTAGGTGCCTTGTTAGCTTTTGAGGTTGATCGAGTTTTATATTCATTGATTTGTTTATTTGTAATTGGCAGAGTGATTGATTTAGTTCAAATGGGCTTCAACCGTTCTAAAAATGTTTTGATTGTGTCAAAAGAACCTGAGAAAGTGGCACAAATGATTTTATCAGAGATGGATTTAGGTGTAACTCATATCCCAGTTAAAGGCGGATACAATCAAGAAAGTAAAGATATGTTAATGTGTGTCTTACCTGAAAAAGAATTTCATAAGTTGAACGAAAGTGTTCAAACAATTGACCCTGAAGGTTTTGTTGTCGCAATGGCAGCAAGTGAGGTTATGGGTCGAGGATTTAGTCTAGGTCGTTAA
- a CDS encoding prenyltransferase, producing MSWKIFAELVEMKAKTASVFPFILGMAYSWYHYKQLYLGNMLMFFIAMLLFNMAVDILDNYMDYHNATDVHDYKEETNIIGREKLSLPLVRNIMISFIVISAGIGIYLASQTSWVILWLGIISYSVGIFYSAGPKPLSSMPVGEVASGLAMGYIIPLICVYLNIYDVTPFTWQLAGSVLVMALPAVFAIANLMLANNTCDVEEDILNNRHTLVSYIGKKRALRLFWFLALAPFVFSTIAVLTNIVPVLILGMWLIFPLIYKNTLAFSKKQIKTETFPLAIKNLAVTMIFYAILFAIGVIF from the coding sequence ATGAGTTGGAAGATTTTTGCTGAATTAGTTGAAATGAAAGCAAAAACTGCCAGTGTGTTTCCATTTATTTTGGGAATGGCATACAGTTGGTATCATTATAAACAACTTTATCTAGGAAATATGTTAATGTTTTTTATCGCAATGTTATTATTTAATATGGCAGTCGATATCTTAGATAACTATATGGATTATCATAATGCAACAGATGTACATGATTATAAAGAAGAAACGAATATTATTGGGCGGGAAAAACTCTCACTACCTTTAGTTAGAAACATAATGATTAGTTTTATTGTTATTTCTGCTGGTATTGGGATTTATCTAGCTTCTCAAACAAGTTGGGTAATTTTATGGTTAGGGATTATTAGTTATTCGGTAGGTATTTTTTACTCTGCAGGACCTAAACCATTATCTAGTATGCCGGTAGGAGAGGTCGCTTCAGGTTTAGCCATGGGTTATATTATTCCCTTGATTTGTGTTTATCTAAATATTTATGATGTCACTCCTTTTACGTGGCAATTAGCTGGGAGTGTTTTAGTTATGGCCTTACCGGCAGTTTTTGCAATTGCTAATTTAATGTTGGCTAATAACACATGCGATGTTGAAGAAGATATTTTAAACAATCGTCATACACTGGTATCATATATTGGTAAAAAACGAGCACTTCGCTTATTTTGGTTTTTAGCGTTAGCTCCGTTTGTTTTTTCAACTATTGCGGTGTTGACTAACATAGTTCCCGTTTTAATATTAGGTATGTGGCTTATTTTTCCTTTGATTTATAAAAATACGCTTGCTTTTTCAAAAAAACAAATAAAAACGGAAACGTTTCCTCTAGCTATTAAAAATTTAGCAGTAACGATGATTTTTTATGCTATTTTATTTGCAATAGGTGTGATTTTTTAA